One Acidimicrobiales bacterium DNA segment encodes these proteins:
- a CDS encoding EAL domain-containing protein: MAENGRTSGGGIDSRSAVLVVDDDRSIRRLLAAALGLAGFRTVEASHGAEALEILRHQSFDAVLLDNHMPEMGGLEVVVALRARPETRTLPIILVTADDDVSDRVRGLQAGADDYVIKPFHPDELVARVRAQLRGQRAWSEVVERQLRERSAIAGALCRVNPDSSPEGTAELVCSELRSLRGLAGAALIVFLSDGLAVPLAVQDLSAWGMEAGRPLPRPLARYLEARAGEGPWLERETGVAAATTMASIGGRVVACAPMRRAGEPLGLLALAASPTSATGDEPGAALAAAIDFATIAAELLAPSLLQQGERQQRRSRLEDVLRTRAFSPVFQPIVELRGAQVIGFEALTRFDDGTRPDSRFAEASALDRGIELERATMVAAIGAAPSLPRNVWLSLNVSPPLVLTPGVLEETLQSVGRPLVLELTEHDRVEDYQSLRRALRRLGDNVRLSVDDAGSGFASLRHVLALEPAFVKLDHTWVSGIHRDPARRALVAGLTHFAQQTGCVLIAEGVETEPELEVLQELAVDLGQGFLFGRPAPVGAPA, from the coding sequence GTGGCGGAGAACGGTCGCACATCGGGCGGGGGGATCGACAGCCGGAGCGCTGTCCTGGTCGTCGACGACGACCGCTCCATCCGTCGGTTGTTGGCTGCAGCGCTGGGCCTGGCCGGCTTCCGCACCGTCGAGGCGTCGCACGGCGCCGAAGCGCTTGAGATCCTGCGGCACCAGTCGTTCGACGCCGTGCTGCTCGACAACCACATGCCGGAGATGGGTGGCCTGGAAGTCGTCGTCGCCCTCCGCGCCCGGCCTGAGACGAGGACGCTGCCGATCATCCTGGTGACGGCCGACGACGACGTGTCGGACCGAGTGCGTGGCCTGCAGGCGGGCGCCGACGACTACGTGATCAAGCCCTTCCACCCCGACGAGCTGGTGGCCCGCGTGCGGGCGCAGCTGCGCGGGCAGCGGGCGTGGAGCGAAGTCGTGGAGCGCCAGCTTCGCGAGCGCTCGGCCATCGCCGGCGCCCTGTGCCGCGTCAACCCCGACTCCAGCCCGGAAGGCACGGCGGAGTTGGTGTGCAGTGAGCTTCGGTCCCTTCGGGGGCTGGCAGGCGCCGCCCTCATCGTGTTCCTGAGCGACGGCTTGGCCGTGCCGCTCGCCGTGCAGGACTTGAGCGCGTGGGGCATGGAGGCGGGCCGTCCGCTCCCCCGTCCCCTGGCCCGTTACCTGGAGGCCAGGGCGGGCGAAGGCCCGTGGCTCGAACGGGAGACCGGCGTCGCCGCCGCCACAACCATGGCGTCGATCGGCGGCAGGGTCGTCGCCTGCGCGCCCATGCGCCGGGCGGGCGAGCCCCTCGGCCTGTTGGCACTGGCGGCGTCGCCGACGTCGGCAACAGGCGACGAACCCGGTGCCGCGCTGGCCGCCGCCATCGACTTCGCCACCATCGCCGCCGAGCTGTTGGCGCCGTCGTTGCTCCAACAGGGAGAACGCCAACAGCGCCGCTCCCGCCTCGAAGACGTGCTGCGCACCCGCGCCTTCTCCCCCGTCTTCCAGCCCATCGTCGAACTGCGCGGCGCGCAGGTGATCGGCTTCGAAGCGCTGACCCGCTTCGACGACGGCACCCGGCCCGACTCCCGCTTCGCCGAGGCGTCCGCCCTCGACCGCGGCATCGAACTGGAACGGGCGACCATGGTCGCCGCCATCGGAGCGGCACCGTCGCTGCCCCGCAACGTGTGGCTCAGCCTCAACGTGTCGCCGCCGCTCGTGCTCACACCGGGCGTGCTGGAAGAGACGCTGCAGTCGGTGGGCCGGCCCCTGGTGCTGGAGCTCACCGAGCACGACCGGGTGGAGGACTACCAGTCGTTGCGACGGGCCCTGCGGCGGCTGGGCGACAACGTGCGCCTGAGCGTCGACGATGCGGGGTCGGGCTTTGCCAGCCTGCGCCACGTCCTCGCCTTGGAACCCGCCTTCGTGAAGCTCGACCACACGTGGGTCAGCGGCATCCACCGCGACCCCGCCCGCCGGGCGCTGGTGGCAGGGCTCACCCACTTCGCCCAGCAGACCGGCTGCGT
- a CDS encoding LLM class F420-dependent oxidoreductase, translating to MKIDAGIGPDLTKAVESARQAEATGYDGIWSAETNSDPFLPLLLAAEHTERIEIGTGIAVAFARSPMTTAAQAHALQNYSQGRFLLGLGSQIKPHIEKRFSMPWSHPAPRMREFILALRAIWDCWNNGTKLDFRGEFYSHTLMTPFFTPPASPNGPPQVFLAAVGEKMTEVVGEVADGMLVHGFTTKRYLREVTMGALERGAAKADKTAADIQLSLPCFIVTGADDESTAAADQAVRQQIAFYGSTPAYRGVLELHGWGDLQTELNVLSKQGQWKEMGEAVTDDVLHAFAVVAEPDDVADGLHKRFGDIVHRLSFYTPYAVDDEITAHVVERLKNR from the coding sequence ATGAAGATCGACGCAGGGATCGGGCCCGACCTCACCAAAGCGGTGGAGAGCGCTCGGCAGGCAGAAGCAACCGGCTACGACGGCATCTGGTCGGCCGAGACCAACAGCGACCCGTTCCTGCCGTTGCTGCTGGCCGCCGAGCACACCGAGCGCATCGAGATCGGTACCGGCATCGCCGTGGCCTTCGCCCGCAGCCCCATGACCACGGCCGCCCAAGCGCACGCCCTCCAGAACTACTCGCAGGGGCGGTTCCTCCTCGGCCTGGGCAGCCAGATCAAGCCCCACATCGAGAAGCGCTTCAGCATGCCGTGGTCGCACCCGGCGCCCCGCATGCGCGAGTTCATCCTCGCCCTGCGCGCCATCTGGGACTGCTGGAACAACGGCACCAAGCTGGACTTCCGCGGCGAGTTCTACTCCCACACCCTCATGACGCCGTTCTTCACGCCGCCCGCCTCGCCGAACGGCCCGCCGCAGGTCTTCTTGGCCGCAGTGGGCGAGAAGATGACCGAGGTCGTGGGCGAGGTGGCCGACGGCATGCTCGTGCACGGCTTCACCACCAAGCGCTACCTGCGCGAGGTGACGATGGGGGCGCTGGAACGAGGCGCGGCCAAGGCGGACAAGACGGCAGCCGACATCCAACTCTCGCTGCCGTGCTTCATCGTCACCGGCGCCGACGACGAGTCGACGGCGGCCGCCGACCAAGCGGTGCGCCAGCAGATCGCCTTCTACGGCTCCACGCCCGCCTACCGCGGCGTGCTCGAGTTGCACGGGTGGGGCGACCTGCAGACCGAGCTCAACGTCCTGTCGAAGCAAGGGCAGTGGAAGGAGATGGGCGAGGCGGTCACCGACGACGTGTTGCACGCCTTTGCCGTCGTCGCCGAGCCCGACGACGTGGCCGACGGGCTGCACAAGCGCTTCGGCGACATCGTGCACCGGCTGAGCTTCTACACGCCCTACGCGGTGGACGACGAGATCACCGCGCATGTGGTGGAACGCCTCAAGAACCGCTGA
- a CDS encoding PAC2 family protein, translated as MSLYELSTPPGDLDAPVLVVGLDGWIDAGLGGSVASDHLLTTVPTEVLARFDNDALVDHRARRPTLRIEDGVNRGITWPEIELRVGQDRTGAWILVLSGPEPDMQWHAFTRAVADLATDLGVRLACGLGAFPAPVPHTRPVRLVATATNQALADRVGFMPGIIEVPAGIGAALEQAFAAVGIDAVGLWARVPHYVSAMPYPAASAALLDGLADLAGLELDARELHSTALGTATRIDALIANSDDHAAMVHQLETSHDTTELGPPLDPTRLPSGDEIAAELERFLRGEE; from the coding sequence GTGAGCCTCTACGAGCTGTCGACGCCGCCGGGGGACCTCGACGCGCCTGTCCTCGTCGTGGGCCTCGACGGCTGGATCGATGCCGGCCTGGGCGGCTCGGTGGCGTCCGACCACCTGCTCACCACAGTGCCCACCGAGGTGCTGGCCCGCTTCGACAACGACGCGTTGGTCGACCACCGCGCCCGACGGCCCACGTTGCGCATCGAGGACGGCGTGAACCGCGGCATCACCTGGCCCGAGATCGAGCTCCGGGTGGGGCAGGACCGCACAGGGGCATGGATCCTCGTGCTGTCAGGCCCCGAGCCCGACATGCAGTGGCATGCCTTCACCCGTGCTGTGGCGGACCTGGCCACGGACCTGGGCGTGCGGCTGGCCTGCGGCCTCGGCGCCTTCCCGGCACCGGTCCCCCACACCCGGCCGGTGCGGCTGGTGGCCACCGCGACCAACCAGGCCCTGGCCGACCGCGTCGGGTTCATGCCCGGGATCATCGAGGTGCCCGCCGGGATCGGCGCCGCCTTGGAACAGGCCTTCGCCGCCGTCGGCATCGACGCCGTGGGCCTTTGGGCGCGGGTGCCGCACTACGTGTCGGCCATGCCCTACCCGGCGGCCAGCGCCGCCCTGCTCGACGGCCTGGCCGACCTCGCCGGGCTCGAGCTCGACGCCCGCGAACTGCACTCGACGGCGCTCGGCACGGCCACGCGCATCGACGCCCTCATCGCCAACAGCGACGACCACGCGGCGATGGTGCACCAGCTCGAGACATCGCACGACACCACAGAGCTGGGCCCCCCGCTCGACCCGACGCGGCTGCCCTCGGGCGACGAGATCGCCGCAGAGTTGGAGCGCTTCCTCCGCGGCGAGGAATGA
- a CDS encoding phosphotransferase family protein, whose amino-acid sequence MSEIEGIDGERVSAWFTQNIPGSTPPLTFDLIAGGRSNLTFKVTDSAGREYVLRRPPTSHVLPTAHDMAREHRIIAALQHTPVPVAPPLGFCDDESVNGRPFYVMEYVEGHVLRDAPMAEKLLDEHARRTAGESLVDVLLDIHAVDVDAVGLGELGRREGYIERQLKRWYGQFKQSNEMTGRSVPVVDEVYDFLSTHIPAQGPAAIVHGDYRLDNTILGEDGRVRAVLDWEICTLGDPLADLGLLMVYWSEPEDDSTPLGSSPTTAPGFARRAELVERYAKGSDRDLSKVDFYVAFGYWKLACILEGVYARYAGGAMGGDRSGFEAFAEQVGRLAQAAKESTTRL is encoded by the coding sequence ATGTCCGAGATCGAAGGCATAGACGGCGAACGGGTCAGCGCCTGGTTCACGCAGAACATTCCCGGCAGCACTCCGCCCCTCACCTTCGACCTGATCGCGGGCGGGCGGTCGAACCTGACCTTCAAGGTCACCGACAGCGCAGGCCGCGAGTACGTGCTGCGGCGCCCGCCCACCAGCCACGTGTTGCCCACCGCCCACGACATGGCCCGCGAGCACCGCATCATCGCCGCCCTGCAGCACACGCCCGTCCCCGTGGCGCCACCCCTCGGCTTCTGCGACGACGAGTCGGTGAACGGCCGCCCCTTCTACGTCATGGAGTACGTCGAGGGCCACGTCCTGCGTGACGCACCGATGGCGGAGAAGTTGCTCGACGAACACGCCCGGCGCACGGCCGGCGAATCCCTGGTCGACGTGCTGCTCGACATCCACGCCGTCGACGTCGACGCTGTGGGCCTCGGTGAACTCGGCCGCCGCGAGGGCTACATCGAGCGCCAGCTCAAGCGCTGGTACGGCCAGTTCAAGCAGTCGAACGAGATGACCGGTCGGTCTGTGCCCGTGGTCGACGAGGTGTACGACTTCCTCTCTACCCACATCCCCGCCCAGGGGCCGGCGGCGATCGTGCACGGCGACTACCGCCTCGACAACACCATCCTCGGCGAGGACGGCCGGGTGCGGGCCGTCCTCGACTGGGAGATCTGCACCCTCGGTGATCCGCTCGCCGACCTCGGCCTCCTCATGGTCTATTGGTCCGAGCCCGAGGACGACTCCACCCCGCTGGGCTCGTCGCCGACCACGGCGCCCGGCTTCGCCCGCCGCGCCGAACTGGTGGAGCGTTACGCCAAGGGCAGCGACCGCGACCTGTCGAAGGTCGACTTCTACGTGGCCTTCGGCTACTGGAAGCTGGCCTGCATCCTCGAAGGGGTCTACGCCCGCTACGCAGGCGGCGCCATGGGCGGCGACCGTTCGGGCTTCGAGGCCTTCGCCGAGCAGGTCGGCCGCTTGGCCCAGGCCGCCAAGGAGTCGACGACCCGGCTGTGA
- a CDS encoding tetratricopeptide repeat protein — MADVTDATFEELVLTRSHEVPVVVDLWAAWCGPCRTLGPILEKVIGETEGRVELAKVDVDANPAVAGAFRVQSIPAVFALAGGKVVDSFIGALPEHQVRAFVEGLVPSKSEADLLVEKGDEASLRRALELDSDHPGAVVALAELLVGTGAPEEALSLLARIPETGETRRVAALARVASSSPEGSAGAGSGADDDRTAELDALLDRVKDDDDARQRFVDLLELLGPDDPRTAQYRKALTARLF, encoded by the coding sequence ATGGCTGACGTAACCGACGCGACCTTCGAAGAACTGGTTCTCACGCGCTCGCACGAGGTGCCCGTCGTCGTCGACCTGTGGGCGGCGTGGTGCGGCCCGTGCCGCACGCTGGGGCCCATCCTCGAGAAGGTGATCGGCGAGACCGAGGGCCGCGTCGAGTTGGCCAAGGTCGACGTCGACGCCAACCCGGCAGTGGCCGGTGCCTTCCGCGTGCAGTCGATCCCCGCCGTGTTCGCGCTGGCGGGCGGCAAGGTCGTCGACTCGTTCATCGGGGCGTTGCCCGAGCACCAGGTGCGTGCGTTCGTGGAGGGGTTGGTGCCGTCGAAGTCGGAGGCCGACCTGTTGGTGGAGAAAGGCGACGAGGCGTCGCTGCGCCGCGCGCTGGAGCTCGACTCCGATCATCCGGGCGCGGTGGTGGCGCTGGCCGAGCTGCTGGTCGGCACCGGTGCGCCCGAGGAGGCGCTGTCGCTGTTGGCCCGCATCCCCGAGACCGGCGAGACCCGGCGAGTCGCCGCCTTGGCCCGCGTGGCGTCGAGTTCGCCGGAGGGCTCCGCGGGTGCGGGGTCCGGTGCCGACGACGACCGCACGGCCGAGCTCGACGCCTTGCTCGACCGGGTGAAGGACGACGACGACGCCCGCCAGCGTTTCGTCGACCTGTTGGAGTTGCTCGGCCCCGACGACCCTCGCACGGCGCAGTACCGGAAGGCGCTCACTGCCCGCCTCTTCTGA
- a CDS encoding helix-hairpin-helix domain-containing protein, which translates to MPDVSWWRSLRERMEVLPFEAWQVAAAALLVVVVAVGGLGWAVGAAGGAGAGVPVESTMPRAGAASPASSTSVVSAEVVVHVAGAVAKPGLYRVPGGSRVADAVAAAGSATADADLDRLNLAAPVADGERVYVPRRGEAEPPPPTAAPGAGGRPSVPARVNLNTATVEQLEALPGVGPSTARAIVDYRTRHGPFRSVRELLEVRGIGEAKLAALEKLVYT; encoded by the coding sequence GTGCCCGACGTGTCGTGGTGGCGCTCGCTGCGTGAGCGCATGGAAGTCCTGCCCTTCGAGGCGTGGCAAGTGGCAGCCGCCGCGCTGCTCGTGGTGGTGGTTGCTGTCGGCGGGCTCGGGTGGGCGGTGGGTGCCGCCGGAGGGGCGGGGGCCGGGGTACCCGTGGAGTCGACGATGCCCCGAGCGGGGGCGGCGTCGCCTGCGTCGTCCACGTCGGTGGTGTCCGCCGAGGTTGTCGTGCACGTGGCGGGGGCGGTGGCCAAGCCCGGGCTCTATCGCGTGCCGGGAGGCTCCCGGGTGGCCGATGCCGTGGCCGCCGCCGGGTCGGCCACGGCCGATGCCGACCTCGACCGGCTGAACCTGGCCGCGCCCGTGGCCGACGGCGAGCGGGTCTACGTGCCGCGCCGAGGGGAGGCGGAGCCACCACCACCAACTGCTGCGCCTGGGGCCGGGGGCCGCCCGAGCGTCCCGGCGCGGGTCAACCTCAACACGGCCACGGTCGAGCAACTGGAGGCGCTGCCCGGCGTGGGGCCGTCGACGGCGCGGGCCATCGTCGACTACCGCACCCGCCACGGACCGTTCCGGTCGGTGCGCGAGCTGCTCGAAGTGCGCGGCATCGGCGAGGCCAAGCTGGCCGCGCTGGAAAAGCTGGTGTACACGTGA
- a CDS encoding ComEC/Rec2 family competence protein gives MRVLSDRAMVAVVVAIGVGAWLARPAPVSLVAVGVAALAALAARRPVLLLLTAGVLASGLGARSWAGLAAAPTSGTAEGIATLVTDPVDVRGGTRAEVRLEGRRYEAWASPKAAAALRARSAGERAVVSGRRSPLTGLRRQYLLRRHVGARLRLDSLAPLDGGSPPARAGNAVRRLLLRGVASFPQGQQAMFAGIVLGDDRRQPTTIVEEFRDAGLAHLLAVSGQNVAFVLALATPLLAFLGLRSRVVVALAVLALFGVLTRWEPSVLRAEAMAAVTLVAAAAGRPISAVRVLAVAVAALLLVDPLLVGSVGFLLSVGACAGIALVTPRLVRRRVPLPVAVTLAAQVGVAPVLLPIFGGLPVVSTPANLLAGPVAGPLMMWGMGAGLVAGMVGGAVAAVLHLPTRLMLGWVEGVAHHAAALGLGSFEAAHVAALLALAVIGARARRRLPKVVAAGGALAVCLAAAVPACTFGPCASPSASGASTSPPAPWSWASSTARPTPSTTRAPTSIWTASWPERNGSWPRAPTSSTSVGSRRAPAPK, from the coding sequence ATGCGGGTGTTGTCCGACCGCGCCATGGTGGCGGTGGTCGTCGCCATCGGTGTCGGTGCGTGGCTGGCGCGCCCCGCGCCGGTTTCCCTGGTGGCGGTGGGTGTCGCGGCACTGGCCGCACTGGCGGCGCGTCGCCCCGTGCTGCTCCTGCTGACGGCGGGCGTCCTCGCCTCCGGCCTGGGCGCTCGCTCCTGGGCGGGCCTCGCCGCCGCCCCCACGAGCGGCACGGCTGAGGGAATCGCCACGCTGGTGACCGATCCTGTCGACGTGCGCGGCGGCACCCGAGCAGAGGTGCGTCTCGAGGGCCGGCGTTACGAGGCGTGGGCCTCGCCCAAGGCGGCGGCCGCCCTCCGGGCACGGTCGGCGGGCGAGCGCGCCGTGGTGAGCGGGCGACGCAGCCCGCTGACGGGCCTCCGTCGCCAGTACCTGTTGCGGCGCCACGTGGGGGCTCGGCTGCGGCTTGACTCCCTGGCGCCGCTCGACGGCGGGTCGCCGCCCGCTCGTGCGGGCAACGCCGTCCGGCGGCTGCTCCTCCGGGGCGTGGCGTCGTTCCCGCAGGGACAGCAGGCCATGTTCGCGGGCATCGTGCTCGGCGACGACCGTCGCCAGCCGACGACAATCGTCGAGGAGTTCCGCGACGCCGGGCTCGCGCACCTGCTCGCCGTCTCGGGCCAGAACGTGGCGTTCGTCCTCGCCTTGGCGACGCCGCTGCTGGCATTCCTGGGGCTGCGGAGTCGGGTGGTCGTTGCTCTCGCCGTGCTCGCCTTGTTCGGTGTGCTCACCAGGTGGGAGCCGTCTGTGCTGCGGGCCGAGGCCATGGCCGCGGTCACGCTCGTCGCCGCCGCGGCCGGGCGACCGATCTCGGCCGTACGCGTCCTCGCCGTGGCTGTCGCCGCCCTCCTGCTCGTCGACCCGTTGCTGGTGGGTTCGGTCGGCTTCCTGCTCTCGGTGGGTGCGTGCGCCGGCATCGCCCTGGTCACCCCCCGGCTCGTGCGACGGCGGGTGCCGCTGCCGGTGGCCGTCACGCTGGCGGCGCAGGTGGGCGTCGCGCCGGTGCTGCTGCCGATCTTCGGCGGCCTGCCGGTGGTGTCGACGCCGGCCAACCTGCTCGCTGGGCCGGTGGCGGGCCCGCTCATGATGTGGGGCATGGGCGCGGGCCTCGTGGCCGGCATGGTCGGCGGGGCGGTCGCCGCCGTCCTCCACCTGCCCACCCGGCTCATGCTCGGCTGGGTCGAAGGGGTTGCGCACCACGCGGCGGCGTTGGGCCTGGGCAGCTTCGAGGCCGCGCATGTCGCGGCACTCCTCGCGCTCGCGGTGATCGGGGCGCGAGCGCGCCGGCGCCTGCCCAAGGTGGTCGCCGCCGGAGGTGCCCTCGCCGTCTGCCTCGCCGCCGCCGTACCCGCGTGTACGTTCGGCCCGTGCGCCTCACCCTCGGCGAGCGGAGCTTCGACATCACCACCCGCGCCCTGGTCATGGGCATCCTCAACCGCACGCCCGACTCCTTCTACGACAAGGGCGCCTACTTCGATCTGGACAGCTTCCTGGCCCGAGCGGAACGGCTCGTGGCCGAGGGCGCCGACTTCCTCGACGTCGGTGGGGTCAAGGCGGGCCCCGGCCCCGAAGTAG
- the folP gene encoding dihydropteroate synthase translates to MDSFLARAERLVAEGADFLDVGGVKAGPGPEVGEQEELDRVVPAVELLHARFDIPISVDTWRASVAEASFAAGACVGNDISGFADPDYLTVAAKAGATVIATHIRLGPRIPDPEPHYDDVVAAVCDFLVERARRAEDLGIPAERIVLDAGLDLGKTWEQSVVLLHASDRLAALGYPVLLSASNKTFLGRLLDLEVGDRREASLAATAVGVARGCRIIRAHDVRGARRVCDVLAAVMEAA, encoded by the coding sequence CTGGACAGCTTCCTGGCCCGAGCGGAACGGCTCGTGGCCGAGGGCGCCGACTTCCTCGACGTCGGTGGGGTCAAGGCGGGCCCCGGCCCCGAAGTAGGCGAGCAAGAGGAGCTCGACCGGGTCGTCCCGGCCGTCGAGCTGCTGCACGCCCGCTTCGACATCCCCATATCGGTCGACACCTGGCGGGCCTCGGTGGCCGAGGCTTCCTTCGCCGCGGGCGCCTGCGTGGGCAACGACATCAGCGGGTTCGCCGATCCCGACTACCTCACGGTGGCGGCCAAGGCCGGTGCCACGGTCATCGCCACCCACATCCGACTGGGGCCGCGCATCCCCGACCCGGAGCCGCACTACGACGACGTGGTCGCCGCCGTGTGCGACTTCTTGGTCGAGCGCGCCCGTCGGGCCGAGGACCTGGGCATCCCCGCCGAGCGCATCGTGCTCGACGCCGGCCTCGACCTCGGCAAGACCTGGGAACAGTCGGTCGTGCTCTTGCACGCGTCCGACCGCCTTGCCGCGCTCGGCTACCCGGTCCTGCTGTCGGCCTCCAACAAGACCTTTCTCGGGCGCCTGCTCGACCTCGAGGTGGGCGACCGCCGCGAGGCGTCGTTGGCGGCTACGGCCGTCGGCGTGGCCCGCGGCTGTCGGATCATCCGAGCCCACGACGTGCGGGGGGCTCGTCGCGTGTGCGACGTCCTGGCCGCAGTGATGGAGGCAGCGTGA
- the holA gene encoding DNA polymerase III subunit delta yields MNAWYVKGDDPALVVEEVRKLVRELAGDDTMAVEDLSSEDVQVAAIVDACLTPPFLGDRRVVVVREVGRFRSDELEPLIKWLADPLPTTSLVLTAGGGQVSQKLVNAVKKVGKVVDATVPSSAKARTSWLTSRLHEGPVRLDAAAGALVGEHLGEDMGRLNNLLESLAAAYGEGASIGLDEIAPFLGQAGGVAPWDLTDAIDAGDTEGALSYLHRMLAAGERHPLVVLATLHRHYQAMLKLDGAGVRDENEAAALLGTSPFPAKKAMNQARRLQSAGIAKAIGWLADADLDLRGAKAWPDYLVLEVLVARLSRLVPRPPAAKRGAHAGARRR; encoded by the coding sequence GTGAACGCCTGGTACGTCAAGGGCGACGACCCGGCGCTGGTCGTCGAAGAGGTCCGCAAGCTCGTGCGCGAGCTGGCGGGCGACGACACCATGGCGGTCGAAGACCTCTCAAGCGAAGACGTCCAGGTCGCCGCCATCGTGGACGCCTGCCTCACCCCTCCGTTCCTCGGTGACCGCCGGGTGGTGGTGGTCCGCGAGGTCGGCCGCTTCCGCTCCGACGAGCTGGAGCCGTTGATCAAGTGGCTGGCCGACCCGTTGCCGACCACGTCACTGGTGCTCACCGCAGGCGGCGGCCAGGTCTCGCAGAAGCTCGTCAACGCGGTCAAGAAGGTCGGCAAGGTCGTCGACGCCACCGTGCCCAGCAGCGCCAAGGCCCGCACCTCGTGGCTGACAAGCCGCCTCCACGAAGGCCCGGTGCGCCTCGACGCCGCCGCCGGAGCGCTGGTGGGCGAGCACCTCGGCGAGGACATGGGGCGGCTCAACAACCTGCTGGAATCCTTGGCGGCGGCCTACGGCGAAGGCGCCTCCATCGGCCTCGACGAGATCGCCCCGTTCCTCGGCCAAGCAGGCGGCGTGGCGCCGTGGGACCTCACCGACGCCATCGACGCGGGCGACACCGAGGGTGCGTTGTCGTACCTGCACCGCATGCTGGCGGCGGGGGAGCGCCATCCGCTGGTCGTGCTCGCCACCCTCCACCGCCACTACCAGGCGATGTTGAAGCTCGACGGGGCGGGCGTCCGTGACGAGAACGAAGCCGCCGCGCTGCTCGGCACCTCCCCGTTCCCGGCCAAGAAGGCCATGAACCAGGCCCGTCGCCTGCAGTCGGCGGGCATCGCCAAGGCCATCGGCTGGCTGGCCGACGCCGACCTCGACCTGCGGGGCGCCAAGGCGTGGCCCGACTACCTCGTCCTCGAAGTGCTGGTCGCCCGCCTGAGCCGGCTGGTGCCTCGCCCGCCCGCGGCCAAGCGCGGCGCCCACGCAGGCGCCCGGCGGCGTTGA
- the rpsT gene encoding 30S ribosomal protein S20, translating to MANIKSQIKRNRQNERLRLRNKAVRSEIKTRVKNAVSSAESGAETSADALRLAVKRLDMAAAKGVIHKNQASNRKSRLMKRIAKLNASS from the coding sequence GTGGCGAACATCAAGAGCCAGATCAAGCGCAACCGACAGAACGAACGGCTCCGCCTTCGCAACAAGGCTGTGCGTTCGGAGATCAAGACCCGCGTGAAGAACGCGGTGTCGTCGGCCGAGTCCGGTGCCGAGACGAGCGCCGACGCGCTGCGCCTGGCCGTCAAGCGGCTCGACATGGCGGCGGCCAAGGGCGTGATCCACAAGAACCAGGCCTCCAACCGCAAGTCGCGGCTGATGAAGCGAATCGCCAAGCTCAACGCTTCTTCGTAA